A window of Roseburia hominis A2-183 genomic DNA:
ATTAAAATGGAAGAAAGCGGGTTTAGAATACGATGGAACAAATGGAAGCATTAAAACAGTCGATCCGGGAAAAAGGGAAGATGGTTGTTGCATTTTCCGGCGGTGTGGATTCGACATTCTTATTAAAAGTGGCACATGACGTGCTGGGAGATGGGGCGGTCGCAGTGACGGCTCGCTCCTGTTCCTTTCCGGAGAGAGAATTAAGAGAGGCAAAAGCATTCTGTGAGAAGGAGCACATAAAACATATCGTGGTGGAGTCGGAGGAATTGCAGATTGAGGGATTTTCCCATAATCCGACCAACCGCTGCTACCTCTGCAAGAAGGAGCTTTTCACAAAGATCTGGGATATTGCAAAGGAGTACGACATCCCCTACGTGGCGGAGGCGTCCAATCTGGACGACAACGGCGATTACCGCCCGGGACTGATGGCGGTTGCCGAGCTTTCCGTGCTTAGTCCGCTGCGCGAGGCGGGGATGAACAAGAGCATGATCCGCGAACTCTCCCACGGGCTGGGGCTTCCGACATGGAATAAGCAGTCGTTTGCATGTCTTTCTTCCCGCTTTGTCTACGGGGAGGAGATCACCGAGGAGCGCCTTGGCATGGTGGACCGCGCGGAGCAGCTTCTGCTGGATGCCGGATTTCATCAGGTGCGCGTGCGGATTCACGAGAGCGGAACGAACACGATTGCCCGTATCGAGATCGGCACGGAGGATTTTGCAAAAATGTTTGCAGACGATTTTTACCAGAAGGTCAATGCGGCATGCAAGGAGATCGGTTTTACCTATGTGACACTCGATCTCGGCGGATACCGGATGGGAAGCATGAACGACGGCATCCGGAAAGCATAATATTAAAACTGCATAGAATATAGAAATAGAGTAACAGAACAAAACAGAAGGATTCTCTGACACAGAATGATTCTGTTTCTTTTTTAGAACAAAAAGAAATTATTTAATTTCCTACTTGACATATATATAAAGTAGGAGTATATTTCTTATATCATATAAAACAGCTAGGAATAATAAGAAATAAGATAGGATGTGAAAATGTGAACTGGGAAGTCATCTCGCAATACCTGCCGCTGTATCAGAAAGCCATGTGGCTGACACTCCGGATCGGCTGGATGGGAATTGCATTTTCAATCATCATTGGTCTTATATGTGCGCTGATTGTACATTATAAGATACCGGTGGCGAGACAGATTGTAAAAATATATATCGAATTGTTCCGCAACACACCGCTTCTGGTGCAGCTCTTTTTTATCTATTTCGGACTGCCGAAGGTGGGACTTTCCATCTCCGCGGATGTCTGCGGCGTGGCGGGTCTGGCACTCTTAGGAGGCAGCTATATGGCGGAGGCGTTCCGCAGCGGACTCGAGGCGATCGAGCCGATCCAGATGGAGAGCGCGTTAAGCCTTGGCATGACGAAGAAGCAGGCAGTGGTCTATGTCATTCTGCCGCAGGCGGTATCCATCAGCGTACCGGCATTTGTGGCGAATGTGATCTTCCTGTTAAAAGAGACGAGTGTGTTTTCAGCAATCAGCCTGATGGATCTGATGTTTACAGCCAAAGACCTGATCGGACTTTACTATAAGACAGCGGAGTGCCTGTTCTTACTGGTGGTATTTTATCTGATTATTTTACTTCCGGTATCCATCCTTGGAACATTGTTAGAGAGGAGGCTGCGCTATGCCGGATTTGGGAATTAGCGTCCTGTTTAAGGGCAAGAACATGATAAGGCTTCTGGGCGGTCTGTGGGTGGCGCTTAAGATCAGCCTGATCGCCGTGGTCATCAGTATTCCGCTCGGCATTCTGCTCGGCATCGTCATGACATGGAAGAATCCGGTGACAAAAGCAGTGACAAGAGTGTATCTGGAGATTGTCCGCATCATGCCGCAGATGGTACTGCTGTTTCTCGTGTTTTTCGGAACGACGCGGATGTTTGGCTGGAATTTATCGGCGGAGTTTGCATCGGTAATCGTATTTACATTCTGGGGAACCGCAGAGATGGGAGATCTGGTGCGCGGCGCGTTAATCAGTATCCCGAAGCACCAGTATGAGAGTGGTGCAGCGCTTGGAATGACGAGAAGTCAGATTTATTTTTACATTATTATCCCGCAGACCCTGCGGCGTCTGATCCCGCTGTCGATCAACCTGGTCACCCGTATGAT
This region includes:
- the larE gene encoding ATP-dependent sacrificial sulfur transferase LarE translates to MEQMEALKQSIREKGKMVVAFSGGVDSTFLLKVAHDVLGDGAVAVTARSCSFPERELREAKAFCEKEHIKHIVVESEELQIEGFSHNPTNRCYLCKKELFTKIWDIAKEYDIPYVAEASNLDDNGDYRPGLMAVAELSVLSPLREAGMNKSMIRELSHGLGLPTWNKQSFACLSSRFVYGEEITEERLGMVDRAEQLLLDAGFHQVRVRIHESGTNTIARIEIGTEDFAKMFADDFYQKVNAACKEIGFTYVTLDLGGYRMGSMNDGIRKA
- a CDS encoding amino acid ABC transporter permease, with amino-acid sequence MNWEVISQYLPLYQKAMWLTLRIGWMGIAFSIIIGLICALIVHYKIPVARQIVKIYIELFRNTPLLVQLFFIYFGLPKVGLSISADVCGVAGLALLGGSYMAEAFRSGLEAIEPIQMESALSLGMTKKQAVVYVILPQAVSISVPAFVANVIFLLKETSVFSAISLMDLMFTAKDLIGLYYKTAECLFLLVVFYLIILLPVSILGTLLERRLRYAGFGN
- a CDS encoding amino acid ABC transporter permease; this encodes MPDLGISVLFKGKNMIRLLGGLWVALKISLIAVVISIPLGILLGIVMTWKNPVTKAVTRVYLEIVRIMPQMVLLFLVFFGTTRMFGWNLSAEFASVIVFTFWGTAEMGDLVRGALISIPKHQYESGAALGMTRSQIYFYIIIPQTLRRLIPLSINLVTRMIKTTSLVMMIGVVEVLKVTQQIIEANRMASPNAAFGLYGTVFVLYFLACWPISMLAGHLEKKWSN